A single window of [Clostridium] hylemonae DSM 15053 DNA harbors:
- a CDS encoding 4Fe-4S dicluster domain-containing protein, with protein MKRIMIDYEKCDGCKNCSAACMQAHRKSEGTIYDLDLTDPENESRNFILKDEKGMYKPLFCRHCAEPECVKSCMSGALKKDPESGHVFYDENRCGSCFMCVMNCPFGVLKPDRVTKSRVIKCDFCVNAGGEPSCVASCPKKAIYVEEVQE; from the coding sequence ATGAAACGTATCATGATCGATTATGAGAAATGCGACGGCTGTAAGAACTGCTCCGCAGCCTGTATGCAGGCTCACAGAAAATCAGAAGGAACGATATACGACCTTGATCTGACCGACCCGGAGAATGAGTCGAGGAATTTTATCCTGAAAGATGAAAAGGGCATGTACAAGCCGCTGTTCTGCCGCCACTGTGCGGAGCCGGAGTGCGTGAAATCATGCATGAGCGGAGCGCTTAAGAAAGACCCTGAGAGCGGGCACGTGTTTTATGACGAAAACAGATGCGGTTCCTGTTTTATGTGTGTCATGAACTGTCCGTTCGGAGTTCTAAAGCCTGACCGCGTGACAAAGAGCAGAGTGATCAAATGTGATTTCTGTGTAAATGCAGGCGGGGAACCATCGTGTGTGGCATCCTGTCCGAAAAAAGCTATATATGTAGAGGAGGTGCAGGAATGA
- a CDS encoding ABC transporter permease, whose translation MKKRKLDLSKYGILFAWIALIIIFAVCEPTFLKTSNIFNILRQVSIVGVCSVGMTFVILTGGMDLSVGSVIGVAAVAGALMLSKGIPIPAVIIAILLVGAAAGAFNAFFINEVGIAPIIMTLGTMTALRGAAFLLCGGFPVYGITKSFLLIGQGYIGVVPIPVLIMIATFIAGYIFLNRLPFGRSVYGIGGNIEAARLSGINVKRVLYKVYILAGALYALAGLMLMARVNSGQAASGEGYEMDVITGCVLGGISISGGEGKITGVVTGVLLMGTLSNGMVLMDVSEYWQKVVKGLVLILAVTLDKTVQKGKTRKAEL comes from the coding sequence ATGAAAAAGAGAAAATTGGACTTATCAAAGTACGGAATCCTATTTGCCTGGATAGCTTTGATCATTATTTTTGCGGTGTGTGAACCAACATTTTTAAAGACATCCAACATCTTTAATATATTGAGGCAGGTCTCTATCGTAGGTGTCTGTTCGGTTGGAATGACTTTTGTGATTTTAACAGGGGGGATGGATCTGTCTGTCGGATCTGTTATCGGCGTTGCGGCTGTGGCAGGGGCATTGATGCTGTCAAAGGGGATTCCGATACCCGCTGTAATAATTGCTATCCTGCTGGTAGGGGCGGCGGCTGGCGCGTTCAATGCCTTCTTTATCAATGAGGTAGGTATCGCGCCGATCATTATGACATTAGGCACTATGACCGCGCTGCGCGGGGCAGCCTTTCTTTTATGCGGCGGCTTTCCCGTATATGGCATAACGAAAAGTTTTCTGCTGATCGGGCAGGGATATATAGGAGTTGTGCCGATACCGGTTCTCATTATGATAGCAACATTTATTGCAGGATATATTTTTCTCAACAGGCTTCCGTTCGGACGTTCTGTATATGGCATCGGCGGAAACATTGAGGCGGCCAGACTTTCCGGGATCAATGTAAAAAGAGTGTTGTATAAAGTATACATTCTGGCCGGCGCTCTGTATGCCCTTGCAGGACTGATGCTGATGGCACGGGTGAATTCAGGACAGGCAGCCTCCGGGGAAGGTTACGAGATGGATGTCATCACCGGATGTGTATTAGGCGGCATAAGCATCAGCGGAGGAGAAGGGAAAATCACCGGAGTCGTAACAGGAGTGCTTCTGATGGGAACGTTATCTAATGGTATGGTATTGATGGATGTCTCAGAATACTGGCAGAAAGTCGTTAAAGGGCTGGTACTGATACTTGCGGTAACTCTTGATAAGACGGTACAAAAGGGAAAGACAAGAAAGGCAGAATTATAA
- a CDS encoding sugar ABC transporter substrate-binding protein, translated as MKSKVFKRLSVVLVMVIALVSVSACTAKEPGSSDSKKEETTKKDKKSGKTKVGFIVQDLTINYFLSVVKGVEDFQDKYDMEVQVIDGHSDAPTQVDAVENLITQEVDCIVICPVDTVAPEAAVKEAQAAGIPVITWSEKIEGADAWIAVNNYDYGFENGKIAGQWILDNLDKQEDAKVMYVYVKENEQLIERGEGMMDGLASLAPDAETVAVQSGNTTESGMEAVETTLAKHPDLNVIVCSNDSVALGAYEAMVSAGKSDAKVCITGQDADEKNLEYISQDTILKGTVDIGAYNQGELLCQSVEKVLKEGKVADPIYVSFTPVTMDNVKDVMGR; from the coding sequence ATGAAATCAAAGGTGTTCAAAAGATTAAGTGTAGTTCTTGTTATGGTGATAGCTTTAGTATCGGTATCTGCATGCACTGCAAAAGAACCGGGTTCATCTGATTCCAAGAAAGAGGAGACTACAAAGAAGGATAAAAAGAGCGGAAAGACAAAAGTTGGATTTATAGTCCAGGACCTTACGATAAATTATTTCCTAAGTGTTGTAAAGGGAGTGGAAGATTTTCAAGACAAATATGACATGGAAGTGCAGGTCATAGATGGGCATTCAGATGCGCCGACGCAGGTTGACGCTGTTGAGAATCTGATCACGCAGGAAGTGGATTGTATCGTTATCTGTCCGGTTGACACAGTTGCGCCGGAAGCGGCAGTAAAAGAAGCGCAGGCAGCAGGAATACCTGTCATAACATGGTCTGAGAAAATTGAGGGCGCCGATGCGTGGATCGCTGTAAATAACTATGATTATGGTTTTGAAAATGGAAAGATTGCGGGCCAGTGGATATTGGATAATCTGGATAAACAGGAAGACGCCAAGGTTATGTATGTATATGTTAAGGAGAATGAGCAGCTGATCGAACGAGGAGAAGGAATGATGGACGGGCTCGCGTCTCTCGCGCCTGACGCAGAGACAGTTGCGGTACAGTCCGGCAACACGACGGAATCCGGGATGGAGGCAGTGGAGACAACACTTGCAAAGCATCCGGACTTGAATGTTATTGTATGCTCTAACGATTCGGTTGCCCTGGGCGCGTATGAGGCTATGGTATCAGCTGGCAAAAGTGACGCAAAAGTATGTATCACCGGACAAGACGCAGATGAAAAGAACCTGGAATATATTTCACAGGATACAATTTTAAAAGGAACCGTTGACATAGGAGCTTATAACCAGGGCGAATTACTCTGCCAGTCTGTAGAAAAAGTATTAAAAGAAGGCAAGGTAGCTGATCCGATATATGTGAGCTTTACACCGGTTACGATGGATAATGTAAAAGATGTGATGGGCAGGTAA
- a CDS encoding RrF2 family transcriptional regulator: MLLTRENDYAIRMLRAMRDGQKHTMKDICQEEEIPEAFAYKIVRKLQKAGIVEVERGAAGGCRMGRSLTELTLYDVVAAVDEEPVIMPCLRKSCSRNTGGNACKVHMELAQIQRVLMRELKARTLSEVF; the protein is encoded by the coding sequence ATGCTTTTAACGAGAGAAAATGATTACGCGATCCGTATGCTGCGGGCGATGAGAGACGGGCAGAAGCATACGATGAAAGATATATGTCAGGAAGAAGAGATTCCGGAAGCCTTTGCTTATAAAATAGTGCGAAAGCTCCAGAAAGCAGGAATCGTAGAGGTGGAGCGGGGCGCCGCAGGCGGATGCAGAATGGGCAGGAGTCTCACAGAGCTCACGCTGTACGACGTGGTGGCTGCAGTGGACGAGGAGCCGGTCATCATGCCGTGTCTCAGAAAATCGTGCAGCAGGAACACCGGCGGGAACGCATGTAAAGTTCATATGGAGCTTGCACAGATACAGAGAGTTCTTATGAGAGAACTGAAGGCGCGTACCTTATCGGAGGTGTTTTAA
- a CDS encoding NAD(P)/FAD-dependent oxidoreductase: MKYVIIGAGTAGLTAAKTIRKEDSSADIYVISADTYVHSRCMLHKYIAGERSEEELDFTEENFWDEFNINWVKGVRVSTVCPEEKKIELSTGEKMGYDRLLLANGSDSFIPPVGELRKASNVFGLRNLSDAQAIVKEAECAEHVLVIGSGLVGLDAAYGLLERGRKITIVEMAPQILPVQLDAHAAHAYQELFEQAGVRFILGRKASEAVCGSDGKIHKVTLDNGEEIPCDLIIVAAGVRPSAAYLEGSGIACDRGVTVDSHMQTNEPGIYAAGDITGLSGIWPNATDQGRTAGRNMCGIHAVYEDTYALKNTINFFGLVTLCVGRIREEEGDDIRIKEDRSQYKRAILREGKVEGILLQGDISNAGTWQYLIKNKIDVSGIKKDIFHINFADFYHVGENGKYEWAAAGQS, from the coding sequence ATGAAATATGTGATCATTGGTGCCGGGACAGCAGGTCTTACTGCGGCAAAAACCATCAGAAAAGAAGACAGCTCTGCAGATATATACGTGATCTCAGCAGATACATATGTACATTCCCGCTGTATGCTGCACAAATATATAGCAGGTGAACGAAGCGAGGAAGAACTGGACTTTACGGAAGAAAATTTCTGGGATGAATTTAACATAAACTGGGTGAAGGGCGTGCGTGTATCCACTGTCTGTCCCGAAGAGAAGAAGATCGAACTGTCCACAGGAGAAAAAATGGGGTATGACAGACTGCTTCTGGCAAATGGTTCAGACAGTTTTATTCCTCCTGTGGGAGAACTGAGAAAAGCCTCCAATGTTTTCGGCTTAAGGAATCTGTCCGACGCCCAGGCCATTGTGAAAGAGGCGGAATGTGCCGAACACGTACTTGTTATCGGATCCGGTCTTGTAGGGCTGGATGCGGCGTACGGACTGCTGGAGAGAGGGCGGAAGATAACGATAGTTGAGATGGCGCCGCAGATACTTCCCGTGCAGCTTGACGCCCATGCGGCGCATGCTTACCAGGAACTTTTCGAGCAGGCGGGAGTCCGCTTTATCCTCGGAAGAAAAGCAAGTGAAGCGGTGTGCGGATCGGACGGAAAGATCCACAAAGTGACACTGGATAACGGCGAGGAGATCCCTTGTGACCTTATTATCGTGGCCGCAGGTGTGAGACCGTCCGCGGCCTATCTGGAAGGAAGCGGCATCGCCTGTGACAGAGGGGTGACGGTGGACTCACACATGCAGACGAACGAGCCGGGCATATACGCCGCAGGTGATATCACCGGTCTTTCCGGAATATGGCCCAATGCCACAGACCAGGGCCGGACAGCCGGGCGGAATATGTGTGGTATCCATGCAGTGTATGAGGATACTTATGCGCTCAAGAACACGATCAACTTTTTTGGCCTTGTGACATTGTGCGTCGGCAGGATCCGCGAGGAGGAAGGCGACGATATCCGGATAAAAGAAGACAGAAGCCAATACAAACGGGCGATTCTGCGGGAGGGGAAAGTAGAAGGAATACTGCTGCAGGGAGATATCTCAAACGCAGGCACATGGCAGTACCTCATAAAGAACAAGATTGACGTAAGCGGAATTAAAAAGGATATCTTTCATATCAATTTTGCAGACTTCTATCACGTAGGTGAAAATGGCAAGTACGAGTGGGCTGCTGCGGGACAAAGTTAA
- the cooS gene encoding anaerobic carbon-monoxide dehydrogenase catalytic subunit, with the protein MNQCFGCNTCKSADKPLEGYIAGLPMETSHHRVENQSTKCAFGLQGVCCRLCANGPCRISPEAPRGICGADADTIVTRNLLRAVASGSGCYIHIVENTALNVKNVAKTKGEIKGINTLDRLAALFSIEEADVHKRAEAVADAVLRDLYLPEYEKMELTEKMAYAPRYDKWKELGILPGGAKSEVFHGVVKCSTNLNSDPVNMLLDCLKLGISTGIYGLVLTNLLNDIVLGEPEIRFAPVGLRVIDPDYINIMITGHQHSMFTFLQDRLTDADIVEKAKKAGAKGFKLVGCTCVGQDLQLRGAHYTEIFDGHAGNNYTSEAILATGGIDAVISEFNCTLPGIEPICDELKIKQICIDNVAKKANAELKEFDFENRPAVTEEIIDEVVEAYAARRGTVPMNLMREHGYENTLTGVSEVSLKKFLGGSWKPLIDLIVSGDIKGVAGVVGCSNLTAGGHDVLTVDLVKELIAKDIIVLTAGCSSGGIENCGLMTPEAAQYAGPKLKAVCEKLGIPPVLNFGPCLAIGRLEIVATELAEELGVDLPQLPLVLSAAQWLEEQALADGCYGLALGLPLHLGLPPFVTGSKVAVQVLTEDMKQLTGGQVIINGDAKESADILEQIVLEKRQGLNI; encoded by the coding sequence ATGAATCAATGTTTTGGATGCAACACGTGTAAAAGCGCGGATAAACCGCTGGAGGGGTACATTGCGGGGCTTCCTATGGAGACATCCCACCACCGTGTAGAAAATCAGAGCACAAAATGTGCTTTTGGACTGCAGGGAGTCTGTTGCAGACTGTGCGCAAACGGTCCGTGCCGTATTTCACCGGAAGCTCCGCGGGGGATCTGCGGCGCAGACGCAGATACGATCGTGACGAGAAATCTTTTGAGAGCTGTGGCGTCAGGCTCAGGATGTTATATACATATCGTGGAGAATACGGCGCTCAACGTCAAAAATGTGGCTAAGACAAAGGGCGAGATCAAGGGAATCAACACACTGGACCGACTGGCAGCTCTTTTCTCAATTGAGGAAGCCGACGTACATAAAAGGGCGGAGGCTGTTGCCGACGCAGTGCTCAGAGATCTGTATCTGCCGGAATATGAGAAAATGGAGCTTACGGAGAAGATGGCATACGCACCGCGCTACGACAAGTGGAAAGAGCTTGGCATACTGCCGGGCGGCGCGAAGTCCGAGGTGTTCCACGGTGTGGTAAAGTGTTCCACGAATCTGAACTCAGACCCGGTCAATATGCTGCTTGACTGTCTGAAGCTTGGAATCTCAACTGGAATCTATGGGCTTGTGCTGACGAACCTGCTCAATGACATCGTGCTTGGCGAGCCGGAGATCCGCTTTGCGCCGGTTGGCCTGAGGGTCATCGATCCAGATTATATCAACATTATGATAACGGGACATCAGCATTCGATGTTTACATTTCTGCAGGACCGTCTGACGGATGCGGACATTGTGGAGAAGGCAAAGAAGGCCGGGGCGAAAGGATTCAAGCTTGTCGGCTGTACGTGTGTGGGGCAGGATCTTCAGCTTCGCGGCGCTCATTACACGGAGATATTCGACGGGCATGCAGGCAACAATTATACGAGTGAAGCGATTCTTGCCACAGGAGGAATCGATGCGGTCATCTCGGAATTCAACTGTACACTTCCTGGAATCGAACCGATATGTGACGAGCTGAAGATCAAGCAGATCTGTATTGACAATGTGGCGAAGAAAGCAAATGCGGAGCTTAAAGAATTTGACTTTGAGAACCGTCCGGCCGTTACAGAAGAGATCATCGACGAAGTGGTGGAGGCATATGCAGCCCGCAGAGGCACAGTCCCTATGAATCTCATGCGGGAACACGGCTACGAAAATACGCTTACGGGTGTCAGCGAAGTGTCTCTTAAGAAGTTCCTCGGCGGCAGCTGGAAGCCGCTCATCGACCTGATCGTGTCCGGGGATATAAAAGGTGTGGCAGGCGTTGTAGGCTGTTCCAACCTCACAGCCGGCGGCCATGACGTACTGACGGTGGATCTGGTAAAGGAGCTTATCGCAAAGGATATCATCGTTCTGACGGCAGGATGTTCCTCAGGAGGAATCGAAAACTGTGGTCTTATGACACCGGAGGCGGCGCAGTATGCGGGACCGAAGCTGAAGGCGGTCTGTGAAAAGCTGGGCATACCTCCTGTGCTGAATTTTGGCCCCTGTCTCGCCATCGGACGTCTGGAAATTGTGGCCACAGAGCTTGCAGAAGAACTGGGAGTCGATCTGCCGCAGCTTCCGCTCGTGCTGTCCGCCGCCCAGTGGCTGGAGGAGCAGGCGCTGGCAGACGGCTGTTACGGTCTGGCGCTCGGCCTTCCGCTTCACCTTGGCCTTCCTCCTTTCGTGACCGGAAGCAAGGTGGCCGTACAGGTGCTCACAGAAGATATGAAGCAATTGACCGGCGGGCAGGTGATCATCAATGGAGATGCAAAAGAATCTGCGGATATATTAGAGCAGATCGTACTGGAAAAACGACAGGGATTGAATATATAG
- a CDS encoding alpha/beta hydrolase, whose protein sequence is MAYFTGNIYSAKLLQDTQLHVILPQDGRRYIWDTDPKTLVLLHGLSDNASTWARRTSIERYAERYNLAVVIPEVQRSWYFDMAGGVQAFSYITEELPLILERLFHLSTSREDMLIAGLSMGGYGALKCALKAPETYGYCGAFSGAYDMNEIIRLSRQDDAPGLLKGIDREIFPITGRREYVPEEYLIPHILEEGPQEGCEFPKVYMVCGTEDFLYPQTEKLKKICQAKLKEFCYEEWPGIHEWDVWDKAIERMLKLYLGEGRKDN, encoded by the coding sequence ATGGCATACTTCACAGGAAATATATATTCGGCAAAATTGCTTCAAGATACGCAGCTGCACGTTATTTTACCGCAGGATGGCCGGAGATATATATGGGATACAGATCCTAAGACATTAGTGCTTCTTCACGGGCTTTCAGATAATGCGTCAACATGGGCGAGACGTACGTCGATCGAACGATATGCGGAGAGATATAACCTGGCAGTAGTCATACCGGAGGTTCAAAGAAGCTGGTATTTTGATATGGCTGGCGGTGTGCAGGCATTTTCTTATATAACGGAAGAACTGCCGCTCATATTGGAACGTTTATTTCATCTGTCGACTTCGAGAGAAGATATGCTGATCGCGGGGCTGTCTATGGGTGGATACGGAGCCTTAAAATGTGCATTAAAGGCGCCGGAAACTTACGGATACTGCGGGGCATTTTCCGGGGCGTACGATATGAATGAAATCATACGGTTATCCCGGCAGGACGATGCCCCCGGGCTTTTGAAAGGAATCGACAGAGAAATATTCCCGATAACAGGAAGGAGGGAATATGTGCCGGAAGAATATCTCATACCTCACATACTTGAAGAAGGGCCGCAGGAAGGCTGTGAATTCCCGAAGGTATATATGGTCTGTGGAACAGAGGATTTTTTATATCCCCAGACTGAGAAGCTGAAGAAAATCTGTCAGGCAAAATTAAAGGAATTTTGTTATGAGGAGTGGCCGGGTATCCATGAGTGGGATGTCTGGGACAAAGCAATCGAAAGAATGCTGAAACTGTATTTAGGAGAAGGCAGAAAAGACAATTAG
- a CDS encoding NAD(P)-dependent malic enzyme → MDYAKESLKLHYEWKGKIEMTARAAVDNKEALSLAYTPGVAQPCLEIKEDISKSYELTRRWNTVAVVTDGTAVLGLGDIGPEAGMPVMEGKCVLFKAFGDVDAIPLCIRSKDVDEIVNTVALMAGSFGGVNLEDISAPRCFEIEKKLKEKCDIPIFHDDQHGTAVITLAGLINALKLVGKKIEDIKIVTSGAGAAGIAIIRLLISMGVKNVIMTDRTGAIYRGRDGLNPIKQEMAEITNQNCEKGTLEEVIKGADVFIGVSAPGTMTREMVQTMAKDAVVFACANPTPEIFPDDAKAGGAAVVSTGRSDFPNQINNVLAFPGIFRGALDVRASDINDEMKVAAAYALADLVSEEELTADYILPAAFDTRVKDAVAKAVADAAVKSKVARIQPSV, encoded by the coding sequence ATGGATTATGCAAAAGAATCACTGAAGCTGCATTACGAGTGGAAGGGCAAAATTGAGATGACGGCAAGAGCTGCAGTGGATAACAAAGAAGCTCTTTCGCTGGCATATACACCGGGGGTGGCGCAGCCCTGCCTTGAGATCAAAGAAGACATTTCCAAGAGTTATGAACTGACCCGCCGGTGGAATACGGTGGCGGTCGTGACAGACGGGACAGCTGTGCTTGGACTGGGCGACATCGGACCGGAGGCGGGCATGCCGGTCATGGAGGGAAAGTGCGTACTCTTTAAAGCGTTTGGTGATGTGGACGCCATACCGCTGTGCATCAGAAGCAAAGACGTAGATGAGATCGTCAATACGGTTGCGCTGATGGCAGGCAGCTTCGGAGGCGTGAATCTGGAAGATATCAGCGCGCCCCGGTGCTTTGAGATAGAGAAAAAGTTAAAAGAAAAATGTGATATTCCCATCTTTCACGATGACCAGCACGGCACTGCCGTGATCACTCTGGCAGGACTGATCAACGCGCTGAAACTTGTCGGTAAGAAGATCGAAGATATCAAGATCGTTACAAGCGGCGCGGGCGCGGCAGGGATCGCCATTATCAGGCTGCTTATCAGCATGGGAGTAAAGAATGTCATTATGACGGACCGCACAGGAGCAATTTACAGAGGCAGGGACGGTCTGAATCCTATCAAACAGGAGATGGCTGAGATCACTAACCAGAACTGCGAAAAGGGTACTCTGGAGGAAGTGATCAAAGGCGCTGATGTATTTATCGGTGTTTCTGCCCCCGGCACTATGACACGAGAGATGGTTCAGACAATGGCGAAAGACGCGGTCGTATTTGCGTGTGCCAATCCGACTCCTGAGATTTTTCCGGATGATGCAAAAGCCGGCGGTGCCGCAGTCGTATCTACAGGGCGCAGCGATTTCCCGAACCAGATAAATAATGTGCTGGCGTTCCCGGGTATTTTCAGAGGCGCGCTGGATGTAAGGGCGTCGGATATCAATGATGAAATGAAGGTTGCCGCGGCTTATGCACTGGCAGATCTCGTGAGTGAGGAGGAGCTGACTGCAGATTATATTCTGCCGGCGGCCTTTGATACACGCGTGAAAGATGCAGTGGCAAAAGCAGTAGCGGACGCTGCGGTTAAGAGTAAAGTGGCGAGGATACAGCCTTCTGTCTGA
- a CDS encoding sugar ABC transporter ATP-binding protein, translated as MSEFILELKNITKVFPGVRALDKVTLSFKPGEVHAIAGENGAGKSTFIKIITGALKPTEGTVIYDGAEVKNNSPEISMKLGIAAIYQEFNLFPALSVAENVYYGRYPLKHHMVDYRKLEEDTQAVLDQLGVSVRPQTLVKDLSVGYQQIVEIAKAVSCNAKVLIMDEPSAPLTENEVAHLFQIIKKLKEQKITIIYISHRMEEIFEICDRVSVFRDGQYIKTLDVAETTTDELIKIMVNRDLGQQYPSKEYQRSNKVLEIKNLNTELLKDINIEAYAGEILGLAGLVGAGRTEVVRALFGADKRRSGQFLIDGREVKVKKPMDAIRAGIGLIPEDRKRQGLLLKESIRHNISFANFKGILKNGMIHEKTDRSVAQKYVDALEIKTPSVDQLAGNLSGGNQQKVVLAKWMFTDSKVLIFDEPTRGIDVGAKQEIYKLMLELVSQGKVVIMISSDMPELIGMADRIIVLHEGRISGSMEKKEFSQEYIMSLASGIGQEPSVEELT; from the coding sequence ATGAGTGAGTTTATCTTGGAATTAAAAAATATCACAAAAGTCTTCCCGGGTGTCCGGGCACTTGACAAGGTAACTTTATCCTTTAAGCCAGGCGAAGTTCATGCGATCGCAGGAGAAAACGGCGCGGGGAAATCTACATTTATAAAGATTATAACCGGGGCTCTGAAGCCGACAGAAGGAACCGTAATATATGACGGCGCAGAGGTAAAGAATAATTCCCCGGAAATATCTATGAAGCTCGGTATTGCGGCAATATATCAGGAATTCAATCTGTTTCCGGCGCTGTCAGTAGCGGAGAACGTCTATTATGGGCGTTATCCGCTAAAGCATCACATGGTGGATTACAGAAAGCTTGAAGAGGATACCCAGGCCGTACTTGACCAGCTTGGTGTATCTGTCAGGCCTCAAACGCTTGTGAAAGACTTAAGCGTGGGATATCAGCAGATCGTGGAGATCGCAAAAGCCGTTTCCTGTAATGCGAAAGTGTTGATCATGGACGAGCCGTCTGCACCTCTTACGGAAAATGAAGTGGCCCATTTGTTCCAGATCATAAAAAAGCTGAAAGAGCAGAAGATAACGATCATTTATATTTCCCACCGGATGGAAGAAATTTTTGAGATCTGCGACCGGGTATCAGTATTCAGGGACGGCCAGTACATAAAGACACTGGATGTTGCAGAGACCACGACGGACGAACTGATAAAAATAATGGTCAACCGAGATCTCGGACAGCAGTACCCGTCGAAAGAATACCAGAGATCAAATAAAGTTCTGGAAATTAAAAATCTAAATACAGAGCTTTTGAAGGATATCAATATTGAGGCGTATGCAGGAGAAATATTAGGGCTGGCAGGTCTTGTGGGAGCTGGAAGGACAGAAGTGGTAAGAGCTTTGTTTGGCGCGGATAAAAGGAGAAGCGGACAGTTCCTGATCGACGGCAGAGAGGTTAAAGTCAAAAAACCGATGGATGCTATCCGGGCAGGAATCGGTCTCATACCGGAAGACAGGAAACGTCAGGGGCTTCTGCTTAAAGAGAGTATCCGGCATAATATTTCATTTGCCAATTTTAAAGGAATATTAAAAAACGGTATGATCCATGAAAAAACGGACCGTTCTGTGGCACAAAAGTATGTGGATGCGCTTGAGATCAAGACGCCGTCCGTAGATCAGCTGGCAGGCAATCTAAGCGGCGGCAACCAGCAGAAAGTTGTTCTCGCCAAATGGATGTTTACAGACAGCAAGGTACTTATTTTTGATGAACCGACGCGGGGCATCGATGTGGGTGCAAAGCAGGAAATATATAAACTGATGCTGGAGCTGGTAAGCCAGGGAAAAGTCGTTATCATGATAAGTTCTGACATGCCGGAACTAATAGGGATGGCAGACAGGATTATCGTATTGCATGAGGGCCGTATAAGCGGGAGCATGGAGAAGAAGGAATTTTCCCAGGAGTATATTATGTCATTGGCGTCGGGAATCGGTCAGGAGCCAAGTGTGGAGGAATTGACATGA
- a CDS encoding ROK family protein — MSNNIDLKRNNQNKVYQYIYMNGGPVSKYDLIEQLDLSLPTVNLILKYLSENHYIYDCGTFGSQGGRPPKAFTYNPHLYYSIGLDITRHHVHMVMIDLSGNIVEKTRVKIDFIPEESYYMSLHDKISEMTARSGIDREKILSVGIALPVMVNVEQQTVLHGSLTEFNNVTPETFSRYLGFPCLICNDANAGGLAESWNIKDIRNSFYLSLNNTVGGAILQNNQLYFGETYESGEIGHVTLINDGRLCYCGKKGCVDAYISALILSNSADGSLDKFFEYVKEKSPYHLNIWNEYLEYLAITVNNLKMLFDCSIIVGGYVGPYLEDFEDIIREKLIERNTYHEEAEYFRICRFKRYATAVGAALLNVENFLKTV; from the coding sequence ATGTCTAATAATATTGATCTAAAAAGAAACAATCAGAATAAAGTCTACCAGTATATTTATATGAACGGCGGTCCCGTCTCCAAATATGACCTGATCGAGCAGCTGGATCTGAGTCTTCCAACGGTGAACCTTATATTAAAATATCTGTCCGAGAACCATTACATCTATGACTGCGGAACATTCGGGTCCCAGGGCGGCCGCCCTCCCAAAGCCTTTACTTACAATCCGCACCTTTATTACTCTATCGGACTTGATATCACAAGACACCACGTGCATATGGTAATGATCGATCTGAGCGGAAATATCGTCGAGAAGACCCGGGTAAAAATAGATTTTATTCCGGAAGAATCTTATTATATGTCACTTCACGATAAAATCAGTGAAATGACCGCCAGATCGGGTATTGACAGGGAGAAGATCTTAAGCGTCGGTATCGCCCTCCCCGTCATGGTCAACGTAGAACAGCAGACTGTTCTGCACGGCAGTCTTACTGAGTTCAATAATGTGACCCCTGAGACCTTTTCCCGGTATCTCGGATTTCCGTGCCTTATCTGCAATGACGCCAATGCCGGCGGACTGGCAGAGAGTTGGAACATAAAGGATATACGGAATTCATTTTACCTCTCTTTAAATAACACAGTTGGCGGCGCTATTTTACAGAACAACCAGCTTTACTTTGGCGAGACTTATGAAAGCGGAGAAATAGGCCATGTTACTTTAATAAATGACGGGCGTCTATGTTACTGCGGCAAAAAAGGATGTGTGGATGCTTATATATCAGCCCTTATTCTTTCCAACAGCGCCGACGGAAGCCTGGATAAGTTCTTTGAATATGTGAAAGAAAAGAGTCCTTACCACTTAAATATATGGAATGAATATCTGGAATACCTCGCTATCACTGTAAATAATCTTAAAATGCTCTTTGACTGCTCTATTATTGTAGGCGGATACGTAGGGCCTTACCTGGAAGATTTTGAGGATATTATCAGGGAAAAACTGATAGAACGAAATACGTACCACGAGGAAGCTGAATATTTCCGTATCTGCCGCTTTAAAAGATATGCTACCGCGGTAGGCGCTGCTTTATTGAACGTAGAAAATTTTCTTAAAACAGTCTGA